In the Hyla sarda isolate aHylSar1 chromosome 9, aHylSar1.hap1, whole genome shotgun sequence genome, tgtggacaagacaaaaaagaaataaaaaaggaaataattgcctctgtagcatacagctgctaaaaagtactggaagggtaaatattttttttaaaagaagtaatttacaaatctgtttaactttctggcaccagttcataaaaaaaaaagttttccactggagtacccctttaaacgtcacATCTATCCCAAAATGCTACCCATAAAACCTAAAGATCGCTgcacaaaatacaagccctcattgCTCTGTTGTAGACAGAAAAATACAGATGGCAAGAAaagcaactttaaaaaaaaaaaaattattaaaaaattgtaaagaaATTGGGCATCACTGTATTTGtactgaccctcagaataaagttaaaaagttatttttaaaggggttctccagtggaaaactttttttttttttttaaatcaactggtgcctgaaaattaaacagatttgtaaatgacttctataaaaaaaaaaaatcttaatccttccattacttattagctgctgaatactacagaggaaattattttctttttggaacatagagctctctgctgacatcacgagcacagtgctctctgctgacatcacgagcacagtgctctctgctgacatctctgtccattttaggaacggtccagagcagcatatgttttctatggggattttctcctgctctggacagttcttaaaatggacagagatgtcagcagagagcactgtgctcgtgatgtcagcagagagcgctgtgttccaaaaaggaaagaatttcctctgtagtatttatttgctaataagtactggaaggattaagatttttttaatagaagtaatttaaaaatctgtttaactttctggcaccagttgatttaaaaaaaaaaaaaaaaaaagtttcccaccggagtacccctttaaccccttaaggacgcaggacgtaaatgtacgtcctggtgaggtggtacttaacgcaccaggacgtacatttacgtcctaagcataaccgcgggcatcggagcgatgcccgtgtcatgcgcggctgatcccggctgctgatcgcagccagggacccgccggcaatggccgacgcccgcgatctcgcgggcgtccgccattaacccctcaggtgccgggatcaatacagatcccggcatctgcgggagttcgcgattaaaatgaacgatcggatcgcccgcagcgctgctgcggggatccgatcattcataacgccgcacggaggtcccctcaccttcctccgtgcggctcccggcgtctcctgctctggtctgtgatcgagcagaccagagcaggagatgaccgataatactgatctgttctatgtcctatacatagaacagatcagtattagcaatcatggtattgctatgaatagtcccctatggggactattcaagtgtaaaaaaaaatgtaaaaaaatgtaaaagtaaaagtaaaaaaaaagtgaaaaatcccctcccccaataaaaaagtaaaacgtccgttttttcctattttacccccaaaaagcgtaaaaaacatttttatagacatatttggtatcgccgcgtgcgtaaatgtccgaactattaaaataaaatgttaatgatcccgtacggttaacggcgtgaacgaaaaaaaatttaaaaagtccaaaattcctacttttttaatacattttattaaaaaaaaaattataaaaaatgtattaaaagttttttatatacaaatgtggtatcaaaaaaaagtacagatcatggcgcataaaatgagcccccataccgccgcttatactgaaaaataaaaaagttataggtcatcaaaataaagggattataaacgtactaatttggttaaaaagtttgtgattttttttaagcgcaacaataatataaaagtatataataatgggtatcattttaatcgtattgaccctcagaataaagaacacacgtcatttttaccataaattgtacggcgtgaaaacaaaaccttccaaaattagcaaaattgcgtttttcgttttaatttccccacaaaaatagtgttttttggttgcgccatacattttatgatataatgagtgatgtcattacaaaggacaactggtcgcgcaaaaaacaagccctcatactagtctgtggatgaaaatataaaagagttatgatttttagaaggcgaggaggaaaaaatgaaaacgtaaaaattaaattgtctgagtccttaaggccaaaatgggctgagtccttaaggggttaatgtacagtGAATGACATAAAAACGTAACCACCCCAAACTTTGCAGAAtgattgtttttttaatttttgtttttcaatttcacTTTACAATTTAATTCTTTCATTAGTGTAGGATGACGCTTCATTGTAAATTGTAGGGTTTcattattaaagggatactccaccgccccagcgttcaaaacattgttgttccgaacgctgggtgcgggctgcgggggtcatgacttCTCGGCCacgtccctcatgacgtcacaccacaccccctcaatgcaagtctatgggagggggcgtggcacgccccctcccatagacttgcattgagggggggtggtgtgatgtcatgaggggcgtggccgaaacGTCAAAACCCCCGCAGCCCACAGCTAGCgtttataacaaaatgttccgaatgctgggacagtggagtacccctttaaaggtgccagtaaatcaactggtgccagaaagttaaacagatttgtaaattacttctattaaaaaaatcttaatccttcctgtacttactagctgctgaatactacagtggaaattcttttccgtttgaatcacagaactctctgctgacatcatgaccacagtgctctcttctgacatctctgtccattttaggaactgtccagagtaaaaggaaatccccatagcaaacatatgctgctctggacagttcctaaaatggagagagatgtcagcagagagcactgtgctcatgatgtcagcagagagctctgtgtttcaaaaagaaaataatttccgctgtagtattcagcagctaataagtactggaaggatctagattttttaatagaagtaattgattgatttaaaaaaaaaaaaaaaaaagtttttcaccggagtacccctttagtgcaactaaacctgcaaaaaaacaagcccccatatggaAAAATGTGAATGTTCAATTTTATGTTCCAGTTTTAAGATCAGAGATACCTGCCAAATTTCATTGCCCACTCACAGAGCGACTTACTACTCCTCAGGGGTGTAACTATAAGAATTGCAGAGGGTGCGGTTGCACCCAGGGGCCTGAGGAATCTATTAGGTATCTCTTTGTTATATAGGGAGACCAGtacaataaataaagctttataGTTGGGGGCCCTGTTATTAGTTTTGCCTTTGATCTTCACAttacgcctccccccccccccccccttttctaatATAAATCGGTGTGAaagcatttggggagatttatcaaaatctgtccggaggaaaagttgcccagttgcccataacaaccaatcagatcgcttctttcatttttaacaagtcctctgcaaaatgaaagaagcgatctgattggttgctatgggcaactgggcaacttttcctttgcgcaggtttttataaatctcccccaatggtccTAAAGTCCAGGAGATGACTAAGCTTCTAGTTCCAGGACTGTTCTTATAGGAAATCCAGGGAAGTCAAAAAGTTCAAGGACCAGTGACTTGTTGTTATTCGGCATAATAGGAGAACTCTCCCTGACAACAGAAGCTGAGGGGTCTAAggtcctgactagagatgagtgaacttacagtaaattcgattcgtcacaaacttctcggctcggcagttgatgacttatcctgcgtaaattagttcagccttcaggtgctccggtgggctggaaaaggtggatacagtcctaggaaagagtctcctaggactgtatccaccttttccagcccaccggagcacctgaaagctgaactcatttatgcaggataaatcaactgccgagctgagaagtttgtggcgaatcgaatttactgtaagttcgctcatctctagtcctgaccCAATCGGCTGCCGGTGGTCTTCTATTCTATCTATCCCTTCAAGGAGGGAAAAACCCAAACAGGTTTGGTAGGAAACCCGACCCTCCTAGGGTAACAAAATGGCCAACATGTAGGATTGAAACCTCAAGTGGATCCAAAGATTCGGATCAATCCAGTGACCGATGTCCAGTAGATCCAATCCTGTAGCCGTCAGATCTAATTCCTTGTTTATCCTCTACAGGTAAAGCCCGGAGGCTGAAGCAAGCGAAAGAGGAGGCCCAAGTGGAGATAGAACAGTATCGGGTAGAACGAGAGCGGGAATTCCAGAGCCAGCAACGCACCGTATGTAAACAGTATTAATGAGCAGCTACTGGCTGTATGTTTATTTAGTACATATAGTTAGTTTAAATAAGTTCCTGTTTTCCCGAAAATAAGACAGTGTCCCAAAGATGCGCTACAACTTATTTTCAGGGGGTGTCTTATttttccccaacccccccccctcccgcttaGCATCATCCCTGTGTCAGTGGATTGAATCTGGCACAGAACTGGGGTGTGGTGGGGTGGAGGGGGGAGTCTAGAGAATCCAGCGGGGTTcatgaggcccccccccccctcacctcacctccccccccctacCAGATattatccccccacccccccaggcaCCCCTGTGTGTCTGTGCCTCACATTGCCCACCTCCTGCCACGCGCGACGCAGGAGGCGGCTACCGTAGTCCTGTTGTGATGGCGCGGGCTCTgggatgacgagtgatgtccccctgcgcaacgtcaggaGCCGGCCGCCTCACTGGTGGAAAGTGACCGCGTGCTGCTCAGTGATCTGTGCGCCACTAAGGTACAGAGAGGTCCGacattgattttttattttcggAGAAAGACGGTATGATTTCTTTTGTGTCAGGGGTACCCATGCCCTTTCATATACTAGATATTATTTTAACAAAGTCCAAGTGTCAGGCACAACTCACTCGTACGCCCTTCCTGCGTCTCGGACGAGACTAGACCACAACTCGTATAACGatatgaaaaatgaggagatgtccagcgcaggttccaagcaatacaaaatgatttattcagcagtaacacAACATGATGACgggtaggtgacgcgtttcagccacaatctgcggccttagtcatacgtatgactaaggccgcagattgtggctgaaacgcgtcacctacctgtcatcatgttgtgttactgctgaataaataatttcgtattgcttggaacctgcgctggacatctcctaATTTTTCATATAGATATTATTTTGTCGCCTTTATCTGCAGCAGTCTGGCATTGAGTACAGCACCATAATAGGAAGGGGagtgattttgattttttctgTGATCTCTtctatatacccctcatatatGTTCTGATTCTTGTCTGATCCCACAGGCCTTGGGCACCCAGGGGGACCTGTCTTCTGAGATAGAGACCAGAACCCGGCAGACGCTCCAGATGGTCCAGAGTTGTCATGGGAAGAATAAAGAGGTCGTACTGAGGAGACTACTCAGCCTGGTGTGTGATGTGAAAGCTGAGCTGCACCCCAACTATGGCTTCACCAACTACTGAGGGCCCCCGCTGGCAtcccctgtgtgtgtatgtggagtGCCCGTGTTGTGTATAGCAGGAGGGGCTCGGCATCTTTAACCTAAAATTACATCTATGAGGTGCGGCGTAGCTGAGCCCCCCCCCTGAGGCTACTGTATATTTACCCATAATCCTCTCTGCTATTTAATTGTATTAAGAACAATAAAGACAGAACTTGTCATGTAAACCTCATATTGCCTTTAATGTGCAGAAGTTTAGACTCTCATTTATGAGCTCGTCCCATTCGTTGAAGAATctactgactagagatgagcgaacttacagtaaattcgattcgtcacgaacttctcagctcagcggttgctgacttttcctgcataaattagttcagctttccggtgctccggtgggctggaaaaggtggatacagtcctaggaaagagtctcctaggaatgtatccaccttttccagcccaccggagcaccggaaagctgaactaatttatgcaggaaaagtgagcaaccgccgagccgagaagttcgtgacgaatcgaatttactgtaagttcgctcatctctagtgctgacCCCAGGC is a window encoding:
- the ATP6V1G2 gene encoding V-type proton ATPase subunit G 2, which produces MTSQSQGIQQLLQAEKRAAERVSEARKRKARRLKQAKEEAQVEIEQYRVEREREFQSQQRTALGTQGDLSSEIETRTRQTLQMVQSCHGKNKEVVLRRLLSLVCDVKAELHPNYGFTNY